In Dermacentor variabilis isolate Ectoservices chromosome 1, ASM5094787v1, whole genome shotgun sequence, the genomic stretch cacgtaaaaaaaaaaaaaaaaagactgcactGGAGCGAGCATATGTGAGCGCGTGTGCATCACACTGCCTGCAGCAAAACtgccaagaaataaaagaagctgAACAATTATATCCCGTTAGAGCTGCTGGTTTGACTGGAAGTCAAGTCATTATATACCTAGTTTCAGGCAGCGCTGTATAGTTAACCCCTCAGCAAATCTATCATGATGTTAACTTGTGCCGGTATATGACCTCAAAACACAGTGATGTGACTTCGAAGATAATCTGAGGCCGTATTTGAACTTATGTCGCGTAGAAGCACCGTTATCGATATGTCATTGGCACGAGCTCTAGTCTCGTTATCACTCTCATCGCTATCTTGAGTGTGAGGGCGCGACCGCCGTGCAATGAGGAAAACACCTCGAGGCTGAAAGTCAAGCTTTACGAATGCGGCGACTCGTTATACTGTGTGAACTGCGCGGCGATCGGCCGAATTATTCGCTCCGCGTGACTATAAAAGCGTGGAGGTTCTCAGAAAAGGCTGTATGTAGTATCTCACCGAAACTCTTTAGAGTCGCAAACTACAAGGTCTGGCGCCACACCGTAAGCGGTCAGACTGTTCGGCGCGTGCGAAGTGCGCCACTCTGATTAGTCGTTGTACATGTATGCAGGCCTTACCGCAAgctagacccgccgtggttgctcagtggctacggtgttgggctgctgagtacgaggtcgcgggatcgaatcccggccacggcggccgcatttcgatgggggcgaaatgcgcaaacacccgtgtgcttagatttaggtgcacgttaaagaaccccaggtggtcaaaatttccggagtcctccactacggcgtgcctcataatcagaaagtggttttggcacgtaaaatcccaaatattattattattattaccgcaAGCTTGACTGTGTAGAAGATCACACCGCGCGTCGTTCCGTTGAAATAGAAGATCAGGAAGGGATGCAAAATGTAGATAACGAAGCACAGCCGGCTGATGGGAAGCCAACCAGACCATGTGAGGAACACCCTGATGACtcctacgaaaaaaaagaaagcaagaaaataaatatcGTGGTAAACAGCGGGCCTCCCAATATGCGAACAGCCAGCACAAACGCAGCTCTTTTTCTGCTTCAGGCTGCGTCACTGCACTCTGCGTGCCGGCATGCCAGCTCGACGGCTGCGACGCGATAGATATTGTCGGTGTAGTCGTTCGCCTATAGTGAAAGTTAAGCTGAATTCGTGCTACATTCGTAGCCGTAGCAGCTGTGTGGTTGACGCCACCGCGTCTTTGACTGCTATAGTTAAGCCGTGAACCGGAGATCGTTACGAAAGCATAGTCTGTTAcaatcgtttcctttttttttaaccgatgtgagaaaaaaagaaaataaaagaagctaTGCCTATTTAGATCCGGCTAACCCAAACAGTGCCAAATCTTACtcaggaaaacaaaaaaacaaaaatgaaaataaagaaggtGAAAACGACAACAGACTCGTACTACATAACTAACGTAAGTCATAGTAGCGCAGCTTGGCAGTAAAACTTGTTGTTGGGCTAATTGGCGCATGCTTCGTAGAACTTCATAGAAATTGCGTCACGACGGGCATCACCAGTGGAGACATGGTCTAGTCATCTATTGGCACGCTCGCATCACATTGGGAGAATCGCACATATTTCTCACAAACTATCACTATCATAACGGCCCTGCATCCTCTGAGCGCAGCCCAACGTATAAAGATCCGCTGATTATGAATCCAGTCGACTCATCGACAGTGCGCCGATGCCCAAGTACGGAATAGAGGTACTTCGCATAGAGGTACTTCGAATAGAAGTACGAATAGAGGTACGTTCGCGTGATGTACAGCGTGGTCCGTGTAACGCCCGCCGTGTCCGTACCTCCGCTGCCCCAGGCACTGGCCAGCGCGATGTAGGCGACGGCCACCGAGAAGAGTATCCGGTGGAAGGCGTCGTAGATTGCGTACTCGGTGCCACCGGGTCGCATGCGACGGCCTTCCTTGTTCCAGAACCAGGGAATGTTGGTGATGGCCACCACGGTCACCAGGGACAGTATCCAGCCGGCGAACGCGGCCCACTGCGATGTGGACACGCGCGTTTGCAATGGGCCTTCGGAGAAACCTTAGCGGCAACAACAGTACTTtcttgcacacacacaaaaaaaactatATTAAAAGAAATGCAAATACAATAAGGGCCGCCAAAGCCACGTGACATGCAGCCGCCACCAGCGTTTTTCTAAAAACGTTGGCCGCCAcgatggcttagtggctatggcgttctgctgctgaacacgaggtcgctgATTCGATTCACGACCATGGCGGCTGCGTTTCGATTGCGactaaatgaataaaaaaaagtaagcaTACTCGTGTACTTAGGCGCAGGTGGAAGAAATCACTCTGGATCCTCCTTCGCTGCGGCGTCGCGCATAAACCGTTTCGCAAACCACATTGAGAAAGACTGCAATCTTAAAGGTAGATGAGTGATAAGAACGGAAGGAATAATTGTTTAAATCGATGATGTATCAATGTACCTAAAAAATTTAGATTGGGCGCGCAAAATTCTTGACGATAGCTTATCAAAATATGCAGAAACGTACAGTAAGGCCCATTTTCAACCTACGGATACCCGGTAACGTTCCTACGCATAGGAACACACTTAGTCTCTAAATTTCTCAGCCCAAAAATGGCTTAACACAACAGTTTCCTCTCCGTACTCCCTGTACAGCGGCGTTTTGTTATACCGAGCACATGATGCACGTATTACAGAGGCACCCGAGTTGCGCTGACACGAAAGAAAACAACAGATTTGCGTTCACTTACTCTCGTAATCTTTTATAATTACTGCGGTGAAATCGGGGAAATGGCGGTTGCGAGATTGATTCTTCATTACGAGACGAGAGCTGCGTTGCAGGGAGCAGAAAATGAGATTAGAACTTGGGTGTCTGCAGGAGTCATCATTTGAACGCGGATCATGCATGTGCTCCTTTTTCATATAAGTGCACTGTGTACGTCTATGTATACGAGGTGCTACCCAATAGTGCCGGGAAATTGAAAAGCGCGGGCAAACTGAGTGTGCTACACGTTTCGGCCGTTAGATGTGGCTAGCAGTATGCCTTGCGGATCAGCGTGCTGAACGACTTGCATCTAAGATGTATTGTTCTGCAAAGTGTTGTTTTGCAACGCAATGCTTCACTGATTTGGCGCATTCCTTAGCAACCAATATGGCAGGCTTCAAGGAGCAAAGGATTTGCATGAAGTTTTGTTTTACACTCGCCAAAACTGCGGCAGAAAGTCGTCGTATGCTAGATGACGCTTTTGGAGTTGAAGTCATGAGCCAAAGTAGGACGTTTTTATGGAATAAACGTTTCAAAGAGGGTCGAATGTGTGCTGATGACGATGAATGTTCTGGACGGCCGCCAATGAGCACAACCCCGGAAACGATAGCGGAAGTTCGTAAGGCTGTCCTTGGAAATCGCAGGCTGAATATAAAGGATGACTGCGACATTGTAAGGCAATCGTAAGGCACCGTTCAGCGGATTTTGTCGGATGTTTTGAacaccaggcgcatttttgcAAAATTTGCGCCAGGACTGCTCAGTGACGAACAGATGCTACACCTTCATCACGACAACGCGCCCGCTCACACATCTGTCGTTGTGAGACAGTTCCTGACATCCAAACAAATCCCAGTACTTCCACAACCACCCCATTCACCTGACCTCGCCCCCTTGTGACTTTTTCTTGTTCCCAAAGTTGAAGTTGAGTCTGAAAGGACGTCGGTTTCACGCTGCTCAAAAGATCTAGTAGAAATTGCAGGCGGTCCTCAACACACCGTCGCCTGGAAAGTTCCACGAATGCATGGACTCGTGGCAGAAACGCTGGGGTCGGTGTACACATGCTCAAGGGGTCTACCTTGAAGGAGACAGTGCTGATTAGGCGTTATCATGGACACATATTTTTCAACGACTGAATTCCCGGTACTTCAGGGTAGCACCTCGTATACATGGTCAAGCTATATATTGGGTATCCCACGTAACTCGAGCCACACCTTAagaatatgcaaattccacgtgcctggacagaaccaaggtaacgctGTTTACCGTCACCTGGAGACGCTCAGATTATttgttgcattccgcctaattagatcattagtcttaattaatttaaTAAACTtcaaaaatattataattagatgaaaagtgtcaatgagaaaattgtagagcaacgtgaaaaactcccgatacagctttctgttgctcaatacgtgctacataaagtttttctttttttcgagtgtgaaagtagcctgcgaatacacgcaagattgccgcgcgactggctgctcgagacACTTTTGAAGTTATCGCATaagctcgctgtgacgtcataccTTCTGGCAGTTTCTGCTTGGACGTAGctgttaacgaaaaaaaaaaagagtaaaataAGAAAGGAAAACATTACACTGGATTCGGAAACAGAGGCTCAACCTGCCAACTTCGGCGGGTATTTCCTGCTCAGAGAGGGCGGGAATACGCGAACATACCGCGATATCCGTGACGTCACAATAACATCGTAAGCGTCCCAGTTGTGGCGCGACATTCAAGGAACTTATAACCTGAATTTTCTTCCCTTTTCCGCTGAAGATGTGTTAAGTGAGGAGTTTTGATGTAGTATAGCCTGTACCAGTCTGAAATGGTTTACCGTTTCTCTatgttttcgtttatttatttttttcgttgcGCATGCGATAGAGGTCAGGGTATCGCGGCATTTTTGTCTTCTGTCCACAAACTGTCTTCCGTCATGTTCCGCAGAAACTATGGCCTCATTCTACAAGGCTTCCTTGCAGCGCACACGATGCTAAGATAGTCCAACGCCTGATGACGTTGATTAAAGGCTTCTCGCGGCGTATCACCTTGATTCAAAAGAGTGGCAAATTTGAGCTTGTTATTTTTTCAGTTGTTTTTGTAAAATCTGTTGGAAGGACACGTCGGCACCAAGGTCGATGCCGAGTGCTCTTTTTCTTTCCAACGATACATAAAATAACATCATATATGCTCACTGCAAAAAGTTAGaaactaggaaaaaaaaaaagaacagaacgacattaagaaaaaagagaaaacgaaagaaaagaaaaatgaagatcCCGACGCCCCAGTCGCTTCCAGTGACTCGCCTTGTTAAGCCTCAGCTTCGGCTTGATGGCGAGGAGGTATCCAACGATCAGTCCAATGCAGAACGGTCCTCCCCGCGTGTAGAAGTTTATTTCGATTGAGTCATGATAGGCGTGACGAGAGCTGAAATGGTacgagaggcaaaaaaaaaaaaaggtactcgGGTGATGCAAAGCAAACgtgcttctttttccttcacaGACTATAAATACGCATATCTAAATAATAACGTTACCTACTCTCTTTCTAAACCCATTACGACAGGCTGCTTATTCTGACATATGTAGTGATTTCCCAAAGGAAGTTTCATTGTCGAGCTCAGGGGCAGTATTTCACTGGTGGCTAGCTGAAAAGTCTCGGCTTCGTTGTATACCCTCCGGTCACACTTATTTTATCAGAAAACATAGATTACAGCTCTGTCTCAGTCAGGCCGTAGCTCTAAACCGCCCGGTACTTTCTTTCGTAGCTTCGTACTACTTTAGGTGCATGACTTTTGCCGTACAATAGAGTACCTTAGCATAGCGTTACCGTTGTATGCCGCTAAGGCTTCCGCTACACCGTTTCACTCCACCCAAACCACGTCAAGGTGACACAaatattgcgcatgcgcagtcggtGACAGGATTTATCGGTAACGTCATAACGGTAACGCTATGCTAGAATACTTTATGGACGTTTTGAACGTCGCACAACACATATTCCGCCGCGGGTTTCGGTACTAGCGATGTCTTGTTCGGAAGCACTGAACGGCGGCTGGTATTAGGAAGCTTTAGAAATAACGTCCCCGAGCTGCTTTGCTCACCCGAAAATCCAAACTACATTGTAAGCCTTTTCCGTTATGTTGCATTTTATTCGCGTTCTTTTCAACGGCTGGTCGATAGCGTCCCCTGAATGTGGTTTCCCTGTTTCTTTTATCCCTGTTAAGCGGGCCACGACACGCTTTTTTAAGAGCTATGGTACAGGGCGCATCGATTGctcagtctaaaaaaaaaaaaaatgcgtttaaAGCAAACATCAAAGCGGCGGCTGGACGGCTGCAGAACCGCTAAACTAGTAATCCTCGCTGCGTTCCGGTAATGGTGTGACAACATCGGCATGTCGCCTCTCGCACACCCAGTCGCTCGTTCGCGAGCGTGGTCGATTTTCACGACGAAACTTCACTTGCAAACCGATATGGTGGAGTTGTGACGCTAGATGCGAAGCGTGAGTTATAAgcaggtagttttttttttattcttttatctGCACACTTGCTACTCTCTTAGTTAGAAGAGCGGCAGCCAAGGAAAGGCGTTGTCCCCGGGTTCGGTTCCTATGACCAGGGCCAATCGCTTCTTCCTGCGAAGCTTTCTCTCCGAGAAGCCcgctgtatgggtttcctttgtatatATTCGCGTTATACCGTGCGATGAAAGTTTCTTTCTCCTTTGACTTGGCTAATGATATGTTCATTATCACGAGTGGCCGGAAcctctttcactttctttttttctttttttgcaaaacgCTACTTCGTACTATTTACTACTGGAATACGAGCCCATACTCAGAGCAGCCTCGAGTGGCTCTACGAAAGGGGCAAGTCCTCCCTGGGCAATGGCTGTAAAATGTATTTTAGCAGCGTATGCAAGTGCGCATATCCGACGAAATGATGAAGTTAAATGCACGATCATTACCCTGGTCTGTACTCGCGGAGCAAGGCCGTAGGTCCCAGGTCGTTGGCGTTATTTATGGCAAAAGTTGTCACCGAACATGCAAAGATGCATACTCCCAGTGCAGCCATCGCAAACTTGGGCAACCTGAAACGAGGAGCGAGTATTCTTCTGTAATATAAGATACTTAGGAAACGCTGGCATCCACACAATCAAGCCGACGGCAGCACTGAACGAAAGAAACGTCactggaataataataataataataattccatAATAAGTTCCATGAATAAATGGAAACACAAAGTGACATATTGGCAGGATGTTAATGGCTATACTCCCAGTTCTGGATTCATGATCTTGTTGTGCAAGTTGACTTGAGACCTTGTGCTCACAAACTCGAAAGTCAGCATTGATTTTATCTAAGGCAAAGGGTCTCGGGAATTTACGAACGCCTGCTCCGTAATAATCAATCACTGAGAAACGTATTAGGGGATCATAATTTCATTTTGATTCACCGTTTACCGCCATGCGACGAGTTACGAAAGCTTCCGTAAAACTAAGCAAGCATCCCTCGGCGGCAGCACTTGTCACGTGTACAGTTTGACTAGTGCTGCGTTTACGCTGTCCAGGCAcagtgaattattattattatttacatattcattaccacttcattttctcttgttttgtattctctctctctctcattaacGCCACAGCAGTTCTGAGCAGTGCTTATCTTACAGGAGGCGAACTAGTTGAATTTCTTTGAGTTGCAGCTTTAGGCGCGATGAAATTGGCAAAAGTGATGAAAGAATGCGGCCCGCCGCATTACACAGCACTTTAGATTTTACGTCACTGTGGTCGAATTCACAAATATTTTCGTTCTCGAGAGCGGTCTGCCATTGGGCGGGCGCCTTCGTTAACAGTTAAATATGTCTGAAATCACGATCAGCAGGCTCTTACGAACAGTCCTATAGCGCAAGTCCTTGTTTTCCAAATAAAGGCCCTGGGATCGTATTAAGAAAACTTCACAGTGACAACAGCCTCTCTATCATTCCGATCGCTATCATCACTGGCAGGCGCCGGAATGTCTGCCAATGAGGGAACGCTCTTAAGAAGAGGGCCCGTATTTacaaaaaaagttcttacgcttaAACTACTCGCAAGAGCAGCTGCCTGCCTATCGCCATGTTAGGCACACTTAATGAAGGCAGCCGGCCaatgattttttatttattttttattttgaatacccTAAAAGGCCCCgacaggcattacatagggggggggggggggtacaattcacacatgatatgTCAACAAAGCATGATATGATAAACAGAATTTGGGAACGCAAAGCTTAATGCCGAATTCTCAAAGCTTTTCACTCGTAAGTGATGTTTGTTATTTGCCAACTGCCTTCGTTAATGATATGCGTAACATCGCGATTGGTTGCATGACTTACCTGCTCTTACAAGGAGTTGTACCGAAATAACGTTTTTGGGGCGAAGACGGAAGAAGACTTTTTCGCGATCCATCATAAAATCATCGCTGCGTGAACTGTTGATATACGTTTCTGCTCTGCTAATTACTTTCTGAACGTCTAAGTTATACCGCTCGGCTACCGAACGCCATCAAATGACCAGCTTTCTTCCATTTGCAAAGTCTCGAAATATACGCAATGCTCACCGTATGAGGAGAAATCCCATTGCAATGCTGAAGATTAAagcttgaaagacaaaggccagGAACCAGGTGTGAGGCATGCACTGAAAAAGGGGAAGGAAAAAgaagacgaaagaaagaacgaaaggttGAATGCAAAATGTAAATTTGTCGTTCAGATCAAAATAATCAAATGCACGGCTTTACGTATaaaactacccgccgtggtggcgcagtggctgtggtgtggcgctgctaagcacggggtcgcgggatcgaatcccggccgcggcggccgcattttgatgggcggcgaaatgcaagaaacgcccgtgtcccgtgcatagggggcacgttgaagatcccctggtggcgaaaattaatccggattccctcactacggcgtgccttatgatcaagtcgtggtttcggcacgtaaccCTAGGATTCATCCATTAGGAATAAAAATGCGTGAGATTGTACTTTGCGCTATACACGACAACAACGTCCGGGGTTCTCAAATATCGTTAGTGCAAAAAATCTACAAGGAGAAAACCAGCACAAGCTCTCGGGTTAGTGTTTTTCTTCTATGCCATGCTCatgccccgaaaaaaaaaaaaaaaatatatatatatatatatatatatatatatatatatatatatatatatatatatatatatatatatatatatatatatatatatatatatatatatatatatgatccaCTTCTTCGGGCCACGTTTGGCTTCTTGCTTCATTATTAAACCTATCGTAAGGCTCAAAATGCTTGTTGATTGTTTGTGTGATTCAATTGATCTTCACAAGGAAACTTCCCCGCCTTACCTGCTCTTTTGTGGGGAAGAAGTTGTTGATGAAGAGCACGTTCCACTGCCAGCTCTTTTCACACTGTGACAAGTATTTTGTGCTTTCAATGGCCCATGATGGCCCGTTGCCCAGGGTGGGGAACTTGGCATTAATCACTAGTAATAGTAACACATACAATGGCAGCAGCCTGCAAATGCAAAACGAAGTCAGATTTCTCTATCAGCACAGAGGTATTTGGCAAAGGGTGTCTGTTAGTAACGAAAAATTTGGCTACCACTCTTTTTGCTCACGAGCTGCAGGATGAAGGGTTTTCAGCATTTCTCTTCTGCCCCTATCAACCCCATTACATGCTGCCTCATCGCCACAGCCATTTTTACGACTGTGGAATTGGACATAGGAGCTTAGGTTGCTAGCGCAACGCAAACAATAAGatgacacatacatacatacatacatacatacatacatacatacatacatacatacatacatacatacacacacacacacacacacacacgcacacgcacacacacacacacacacacacacacacacacacacacacacacacacacacacacacacacacatatatatatatatatatatatgcatgtatacatacatacatacatacatacatacatacatacatacatacatacatacatacatacatacatacacgtacacgcgcacacgcacgcaggcacttGCATGGCGTTGTATACGTTCTGTCTCTGTGTATTGTTTGCAGCAATGCCAGCTCTCCAAGATCGCATAAAGACTATCCCGCGTCACAAACCAGAGTCGGCTGCCAGACTACGTTGTTTCCGTCTCTGGGCCATGATCGCTTGTGTTCTGTTGTGGGACAGCACGTGTATGTCCCCAGACCAATATATGTTCTCCGTCCATTCGCTTGGATGAAACATATTAGCTTTGTTCTCTCTTCCTGTCTATCTTCCGTTTTGGTTCTGGCTGTCTGAACACAGCGTGAATGCacacgtaccccccccccccctctttatgTTTAGAACACCCTCTGAGCGCTTAAGGATAAAGAAAATGACGATGAAATACGGCTCATTTAGTTATTATTTTCGCCTTAAGAATAAAATAAAGCGTACCCGACAAAGAAGTACTTGGTAGCTGTGAGGGCGCATCGGAAGTACCTCCCGGCGCCACAGTCTTCTTGGCTTCCACAGCGACGCACAGATCGCACAATGTTGTACGCTATGGAAATGGCACTGGAAGGAGGGAAAAAAAAGTCAGCGAAGGGGAAATGAACCGGAGGAATATCGATCAGAGAGCTTACGCTGCAGGGTTATATTCGAAACACGGTACAGTTTTgaaacgaaacgaaaaaaaaaatttatgtgcATTTAAATTACATttagggtttcacgtgccaagcATGGCCGATgtaagcaatgttttttttttctgtggttttacgtgccaaaaccacgatctcactatgaggcaagccgtagtagggggatactccggattaattttgaccactcggGGTTCCCTAACGTGCACGCAGTGCACAGGGAacacaggcgtttttttttttttgcatttcaccctcatcaaaatgctgccgccgcggagGCGGCCGTATGTGCATCAGTACGTCCTATATACTGCAGAGGAAACCACCGGACCCTGCTACTTGTCGGATCTCGCACAAAGGGGCAGCCATGATGATCTCTAACTGGCGCGCAATATCCTATAAAGACTCTACTGGTATAACCAATAACTTGCACCGGCGTATGCATCAAACATATGTGCGAGTCTCGGTGAAATTTGCAGGGATTCTTTGCCGCGAGATTCAACGCATTTCGACTGATCAGTGTCGCGCTGCTCCGCACGCAGGTTATCCTCGCAGCTGTCGCGAAAAGGGACGACTGCAACACCCAGCAACGCATTTATTGAGACCTGTGATAGCGAAAAGCACGCAGCGCCTAAATACCTGGTGCGTTGTTAAAGTGAATCATTCGTGCTGTTACTAGGAAAACAGTGACAAATGTTCCCAAGTTGACTGCAGGATTTTCTCGTACACAGCGGTTACGTGGACGTTACTTACGTCGATTCgcagcacgcaaaaaaaaaaaaaaaaaaacgcggagcGCACGAAGCAGTCTCGTGCCTCATTTTGTACTCACATGACTGTAGCAATGGCGTCAATCGCCAAGGAGTTGTTGATGGCGAACTGGATCGGAGGATCGTTCAGGACCTCTCTCAACGACTTCAGGTTTCCTGCGAATCAGTGCGGCGCACGCGAGCCATTTTGTAGCGCATTTTAGAACCGAACTGCAGAAACATCATTACGCTGTCGCGTTTTTACTTTTACGTTAGCGCGGTGATGCCAGAGAGCGAGTGATAGGAGGAGTTGTGTTGTCAGTTGCCGTCCAGCGCTCGCTTTGTTCGAGAGCGCAACACCATCAGTGCGAACTAATTAAGCGCGTCTTTGTGTCTGCCTAGAGAACGTGCTGGACAGACCATAATGGGTGTGTGAGTGGAAGAAGAGGGGCTGGAGGAGGCTACAGCCTTCCAGCAGTGCCCTTCCCCCCAAACATACTTTTCTCTCTCGTCCTTCCGTGCGTTCAACCGCTCACGTTAGCTCGATACTCGCTACAGCTGCAAAGTTGGAAGAACCGTCTCAAGTGCAGGAGCCATTTCGTTGACTTCTGCACTTGACCCCTCCAACGAACATAGGGCTGTTCCGAATTTCCAGTTATTCGTAGTTATCTGTGAGCTCTACAGGAGACGAGAAGTTACGAGGAAAATCTGCGCCCCTCCCACGATGCCTTGTTTGAGAAGGTGAAGGGATTGGCACTTTTAGCCCTTCTATGCGCTCGTCTAGGCTATGAGCGCGCGTTTTGGCTTTGTTGCGCGAACAGTGCACAGATAGAGTGAACAGGTGGGATGTTGTTACTCagcttccccccccccaaaaaaagaagaaaaatagaaaggaaaCAGATCGAAATGCGGGAGCCAATGTCATTCGGGTGGATTTCTATGCTAACGTCATTTGCATTCCCCGTTCGCTCTACGCAAATGTAGCGCCGGAAATACCTGAGAGGTTGAAAGGCCTGAGTATGAGCGTGCTGCCGATGATGATCCAGACGAAGCTCATGGAGGTGATGCCAGCCATGGGTGCAAGCGTCttgctgccgcggcggccgctcaTGAGCATGCGGAAGTTGCGGTAGGCCGAGAACGCGCGCAGCACCTGCACGTAGTGGTTCTCCGCATCTGCGCACGTGTCAGATAGAGAGAGTCGAGTGCTAGTAACGTGAATGATGGTAGTTTTGGCTGGTCGGCAGTTTAGCAGAGAGGGATCCACTAAaggcatggaaaaaaaaaataggtggaAGCCGTCGGAGGAGCTTCCCTGCTGAGATATATGACGCTGGCGTCACTTTCTGGTTAGCTCTGCTGGTTAACGCAATTACGAGGCGTACTGTGACGTCGCACTGCCTCCGTGATCGGCTCGCGTTACGAGCCACACTATAAAGCCTTTGCGAGGAGACGCGTGCTGCATTAGTATCATGATCGGCCCACCAAGTTACCACCTTTGATTACACTGTCGCCGAGATCGGCATATAGCCCTAATTCGACCCTCTTTTCGGGATCGGCTCAGTTTATACTCGGCCAGACAGCCGTCCACGCAAAATGGCGCGATGAGCCAAAGATGGCTAGGAACACGACGAACGAAGCGACGGGCACAGCATTTCAGTGGTTTTCAGGCCTCGCATTCACAAAAAGCACTTAGGgctagaattgttcgcaagagcAAATGCtatagccaatcctgatgctggacatactaaTTAGCGAAGGCtaccggccaatggcaaataaCATTTACGAacaaaagcttcgtgaattcggatCCAGTTTACTAGGTAACGTTGCCGTATCCGGCCATTAACTTTGTATTTACGCGGGTCTGATCTGGTAATCTCTCCTCTGTGCCATTTCTGTAAGGAAAGTGAGTCTATTGGCCGCAATATTTCCTCTTTTTTTGTCAACGTTCTTTAACCGAAACAGAAAGGCTTCttgagggtccacttcgtaaTTTGATTGGGTCTAAATGTTTAGGTTTTACTCTCCCTTGGAACCTCGGCACTACAGACTTTAGGTAAAGATGT encodes the following:
- the LOC142576306 gene encoding nose resistant to fluoxetine protein 6-like — translated: MASRFCWVPVLLALLLVAGPARTMDLKSMGIDLERTASILLPMLPVICNANKEQKQNVDCAGCVDSMVQYFRALSHGEEWAILMTDAQAKLPVSVMGGTFSFLASFDDCLSVPPTQASDSVVLRALNISTLHPSYCSFKISVGLPENHTEHHHAEEPPKTGLMAMMDKQKGDLKDVAELMDEFPGFLGLCLPSACTEKAIRAIGAGVLYYVSQLGMKAPDVKMGIELAGCVTKDNLNTHEQSSTLLAASIIVGILLVLVVLGTLVDAMFLMLVNREFAAKEIVKAHSYEINAENHYVQVLRAFSAYRNFRMLMSGRRGSKTLAPMAGITSMSFVWIIIGSTLILRPFNLSGNLKSLREVLNDPPIQFAINNSLAIDAIATVIAISIAYNIVRSVRRCGSQEDCGAGRYFRCALTATKYFFVGLLPLYVLLLLVINAKFPTLGNGPSWAIESTKYLSQCEKSWQWNVLFINNFFPTKEQCMPHTWFLAFVFQALIFSIAMGFLLIRLPKFAMAALGVCIFACSVTTFAINNANDLGPTALLREYRPGSRHAYHDSIEINFYTRGGPFCIGLIVGYLLAIKPKLRLNKWAAFAGWILSLVTVVAITNIPWFWNKEGRRMRPGGTEYAIYDAFHRILFSVAVAYIALASAWGSGGVIRVFLTWSGWLPISRLCFVIYILHPFLIFYFNGTTRGVIFYTVKLAMEELLWNVMACIIVSIPVHLLLEAPFIRLGEQCSQKEDEDSVCDSMDSMDIALQEKNAASKYS